One genomic window of Cyprinus carpio isolate SPL01 chromosome B8, ASM1834038v1, whole genome shotgun sequence includes the following:
- the LOC109089664 gene encoding major histocompatibility complex class I-related gene protein-like has translation MALATYIVGQTPFPEFSVVLMLDDVQIGYYDSTTWKGVYRLHSASKYYDEEQSDVGVIFLDMYNGMKNRAVYLKDHLNHTDGVHVHQRLAGCELLNDDKPGPLYFWDAFNGQNMEEFTFDKEKNDIQMKKPWMIKWDQAKKIHVKLLYENVYHPICIKTLQRYLNMQKNYVMRKVKPRVRLMRKMLSDSQGLQISCLATGFYPRHINLTLFRDGQPVDEDLITGGEILPNGDGTYQMRKSLVISEEELHEEHKYNCTMKHLSLDNKLDITFVDESDSGSFSLSIVFGVLVCVAFLIITALIIWRKRGAAGQGSETSQCIYSPTPSSVQG, from the exons ATGGCTTTGGCAACATATATAGTTGGACAAACACCATTTCCTGAGTTCAGTGTTGTGCTGATGTTGGATGATGTGCAAATAGGATATTATGATTCAACCACATGGAAAGGTGTCTATCGCCTTCACAGTGCTTCAAAATACTATGACGAAGAGCAAAGTGATGTTGGTGTTATATTTCTTGATATGTATAATGGCATGAAAAATCGGGCAGTTTATCTTAAGGATCACCTAAATCACACAGATG GTGTACATGTTCATCAGAGACTTGCCGGATGTGAACTGTTGAACGATGATAAACCAGGACCACTTTATTTCTGGGATGCTTTCAATGGACAAAACATGGAGGAGTTCACGTTTGACAAGGAAAAAAATGACATCCAGATGAAAAAGCCATGGATGATAAAATGGGACCAAGCAAAAAAGATTCATGTAAAGTTACTATATGAAAATGTTTATCATCCTATTTGCATTAAAACATTGCAGAGGTACCTGAATATGCAAAAGAACTATGTGATGAGAAAAG TGAAACCCAGAGTCAGACTCATGAGGAAGATGCTCTCAGACTCTCAAGGGCTTCAGATCAGCTGTCTGGCCACTGGTTTTTACCCCCGTCACATTAACCTGACCCTGTTCAGAGATGGACAGCCTGTGGATGAAGATCTGATCACAGGAGGAGAGATTCTGCCCAACGGAGACGGAACTTACCAGATGAGGAAGAGTTTGGTGATCAGTGAAGAAGAGCTACATGAGGAACATAAATACAACTGCACAATGAAGCACCTCAGTCTGGACAACAAACTGGACATTACATTTG TGGATGAATCTGACTCAGGGTCCTTCAGTCTTTCTATAGTTTTcggtgtgcttgtgtgtgtggcttttctcATCATAACTGCACTCATCATTTGGAGGAAGAGAGGAGCTGCTG GACAAGGATCTGAGACATCACAATGTATATACTCCCCTACTCCAT cttcAGTGCAAGGATAA